The DNA window CAAACTGCCGCGTACTCTTGATTGGATTTCGCCTCGATGGGGAGCGTAATGTTTGAAAACATGGGACATCAGACCTAAACCGCGCGTCCAGGTTAAAAAGTTAGTTCTAAAGCCCATCATGCCTCGGGTGGGAATTTCGAAGACTAAGCGGTTATTGCCGGCATCGTCTTTATGCATCGAAGTAAGCTCGCCTTTTCGTCTGGCAACCTCTTCCATAATAATGCCGAGAGAATCATCGCGAACGTCGATTGTGAGTTCCTCAATAGGCTCGCAGAGGACTTTGTCGATGGTTTTCGTGATGGCACGGGGTTTGCTGACGCACACTTCAAAACCTTCGCGACGCATGGTTTCTAGTAAGACCGCAAGCTGAAGCTCGCCTCTGCCAGAAACGCTTATTGCATGGGGATTATCAGTAGGTTCAACGCGAATACTGACGTTGATGATAATTTCCTTTTGAAGGCGCGCAGCTATGTGATGCATGGTGACCCACTTGCCGGCGCGTCCTGACCAAGGGCCGTTATTGACTATGAAATCCATCATAGTGGTCGGTTCGTCAATCTGAATTAGCGGTAACGCTTCAGGTTTATCGGCATCACAAACGGTCTCACCGATATGCACGTCATCAAAACCGCTCATCAAGATAATTTCGCCGCCGGAAGCCTCTTCGACTTCCACCCGCTTCAACCCTTCATATCCAAAAATCTTTGTGACACTAAACTTATCTTGTGTGCCATCGCGCTTGATGATGACAACCGAGTCGTTGCGTTTGACAGTGCCGCGCAAAATCTTGCCGCCAAACATCCGTCCCAGATAATCATCATAATCGAGGCTGACGATTTGAAGCTGGAAGGGCTTATTCAACTCAACGAGGGGAGGGGGTACTTTGTCGAGGATGATTTTGAATAACGGGGTGATGTCCTTTGGCTTATCATCCGGGTGAACGAGGGCATAGCCATCCGTTGCTGAAGTGAAAAGGAAAGGAAAGTCGAGTTGATCTTCATGGCAGCCCAGTTCGATGAAAAGGTCGAGAGTTTCATCAATAACTTCCAGTGGGCGTGCGCCGGGGCGATCGATTTTATTGACGATCACTATCGGTTTTAGATTCTGTTCGAGGGCTTTTTTGAGTACAAAACGTGTTTGAGGCATTGGCCCTTCGCAGGCATCTACCAGAAGTAGAACGCCATCGACCGAGCGCATAATCCGCTCAACCTCACCGCCGAAATCAGAGTGGCCGGGTGTGTCAACGATGTTGATCTTTACACCTTTGTAGTGCACTGATGTGACTTTGGAGAGGATGGTGATGCCTTTTTCGCGCTCGAGGTCGTTCGAATCCATCACGCGTTCGGCTATGACTTGATTGCTGCGGAAGGTTCCGCTCTGGCGAAGGATTGCGTCGACAAGGGTCGTTTTGCCATGGTCAACATGGGCGATAATGGCCAGATTACGTAAGTCTTCACGTATCTGGATGGTGTCGGGTTCTGCTTCAGCGATGCTCATTATATTCCTGGGGCTTACAACGAAAACGACCGATTTCTATGCTAAACAACCGGCCGTCGTTATTATTTATTCTTTAGATATGTTAATTATACCCTAAGTTATGATGTTTTTTGCCCAAGCCATTACTTGCTTGGCCAACTCAAGGGCAAATTCGTAGTCTTTCTTCGACACATCTCTTAGCATTCCAGGGTAGCGAATTTGAAGCGCATACTCACTCAGTTCAGCAACGGCGTTCATCTCTTCCGGCCAATCAATATTGACTTCATTTATTGCAGTGATTAATCTGGCAATACTATGGGTATCGGGGATCTCAATACCCTTAGCGACTAAAACTGCTTTTAAACTTTTCTCAACAGCCTGCTGTGTATGAAAGCAGAGTGTTTCATAGAGAATGTCGGGAGCTATTGCATGGCAGGCAATAGCGAGATCGCTTTGCGCATGCCGAAGCCAATCTTCAGGACTGCCAGGTTGATGTATGGTTTTTTTAGGCGGCATAGTTTATAAATTTTACTCCAGTTTGAGAGGATTAGCGCTTTCTATTAACATTTTTTTATTAATGCCGGTTGATCGTAGCAGTTGACCCTTTGCGTGGGTTCCGGTATTATTCATAGTATGAAACGATTGGTCTGGGGTTTGGTTATTTTTGCGATGCTCGGACTGGGGTGCGCGCAGTTCCCTTCAGGGGGCGGTACTGCTCAAGGAAGGCGATTGGTTATCACCCTGAAGGTAGCAGGGCGGATTAACGCCCAATATGGCACCTATTTCTTCATGATTAATACTGAACCATTCAATACCGGCGTGCCGATCAATGAGCCAATTCCAATTGTTGCGCCGCCGTGGGGGAATGGAATTGCCGAAGGACGATATAACTATTTTGTTGTGTGGAGCAGTGATTTCCCAAACGATTACCGCCTTTATCGTGTTGACCCCGACAATCTTCAGAACTATCAATTCATCGGCCGCCCTGTTGCAAGCACTTTGCCTAATATTGATGACACAGCAGTCGGCGAGTCTACCAGGACCATTCGTTTTGAGATACTACTTTCCCAAATCCTGCCGACTGCCGCTTTACCCGATCAAGTTATCGATACTATTCGCTTTAACTACATCACCACTGATAAATGGGGTGTTCTCTCCCCGCAAGATTCAAAGCGCTGGGATGCTTTGGGCAATTCCAATATAGGTGATATCAACAAGGCGATCATCTTAGACATCCGCCAGGACAAAATCGTCAACAACACCAACCGCAATCCCGACCCCTCCAGCCCTGAACCAGAAGGCGACGTCACTTTAAGCGGCCCCAACGGCCAAATGGAAAATATCACTGTCCCCGATTTAGATATCGTCGACTGGCAAGTTGAGGTTAGAAGTTAGGCGAAAGTGTCGTAGAGCGTCTTGCTCATAACTTCCCCATTGTCCCTTCAACCTCACTATGTGGTTTAATATAGGGGTATGGAATATCTTACGAGTTGGTTAAATAAAAAAGTGTATGCGCCGGGCAGTGATAAGACGGCGATTATTAAGGATTTAGTGGCAGCCAATCGGGACCCTTTACCTGAAGTGGTAGCTTTGCAAGTTGCTTTGGGGGCAGAAACCTTTTCAGTGCCACTTGCCGAATTTGCCCAAACAGGGAAGCGATTTGAACTTCCACAACCATTCGGGCTAACCCCGCGATATACACTTCTTCAAGAAGATTTTCTCCTTCGCAAGTCTATTCTTGACCGACAGATTGTCGACTTACACGGTAAGCGTGTCGTTCGTGTTAATGATGTGGCGCTTATTTGGCATCGTAACCGGCTTGTGATCGTTGGTGTTGAAGCAGGTCTATTGAGTTTGTTGCGACGGTTAGGTCTTGAAAAATTGGCGCTCAAGCTTCCCAGACGTATACGAAGAAAGCTAATGTCACAGATCATCGCCTGGAATGAAGTGGAGACCTTTGGTACGGCAGTCAAGCTTAAAATTCCCCATGAGAAGATTGCACAGCTTCACCCAGCGGATATCGCAGATATCATCGAGCAGCTTGACCCTGCTCAACGAACCCAGGTGATTGAATCACTTGACCTCGAAACGGCTGCTGATATGCTCGAAGAGACAGAGCCTGAAGTCCAAAGAGCAATTATCGAGAGTATGGATGTTGAGAAGGCCGCTGATATTGTCGAGGAAATGGAACCTGATGAGGCAGCTGATCTCTTAGGTGATCTATCTGAAGCGCGTTCTGAAGAGTTGCTCGAACATATGGAAGCTGAAGAAGCGGCTGATGTGAAGGAACTTTTAGCTTTCGATGAAGACACAGCGGGTGGCATGATGACCACTGAATATGTTGCCATCCCCGATTCTCTTACGGCCGCTGATACGATCGACCGTCTCCGCGATCTTCACCCCGATGCGGAAATCATTTATTACATTTATGTCGTTGATGAGGATGAGCAGTTGGTGGGGGTGTTATCCCTGCGAGAATTGATTGTTGCCCAGCCAAATATGCTTATCAGCGACATTATGGAAAAGAACGCAATCACTGTGCATACCAATTCCTCACCTGAGGATGTGGCGCAGGTGATGGATAAATATAACCTATTGGCCGTGCCGGTTGTTGACATGGAGAATCGGCTAAGGGGAATTGTTACAGTCGACGATACCCTTTCGACCCTTGTTCCACAACTGCGTCGACATCGACAGCAGCAAGGATCACAGGGGTAATTAGTTCAAGTTGATTTTGTAAAGTGGGCGACCCATTGGGTCGCCCCTATAAGTTTAGATGGATGAAATTTCTTGGATTGATTGTGGCAGGACGAAGACGCAGTGTGCGGTTGTTTCCTTATGGGAGCTAACAGCAATGCTTTGTGAGTAAATGGTCGCGCGAGTTAAACCTTTGACAGTGTTTACAAGCATAAACCAACTGAACGGGCCGGAACTTTATTCAAGAAGCCTGAAAAGGTTCAAGGATTTAGGGTATTAATTAGAGCCATCGGCTAATAGAAAAATTACTTGCCGTTTAGGGCTAAGAAGTCATGTTGAAGAACAGTTATATCAAGCAGATCCGGCAGTTGTTGGCGGACATCGAAAAGACTGAAGCACAAGCAATCTCAGAGGCGGCCGATGAGGTTGCTAAAGCGATTGCTGCAGATAAGCTGGTCTGGGTGTTTGGCTCATCTCATGCCGGTATTCTCGCAGAGGAGACGTTCTATCGAGCAGGTGGACTGGCTTGCGTAACACCTATCTTCTTGCCTGGTCTTGCAACCAATACGCGCCCGATAACCGCGACGAGTGAGCGTGAAAGAGAACCTGGGTATGCGAAGGAGCGACTGGTTGAATTTCCAATTGAAGCCGGTGACGTCCTGATCGTTCATTCTGTTTCAGGTAGAAACGCAGCCCCTGTTGAAGCGGCGCATTACGGAAAAGAAAAGGGCGCTTTTGTTATCGCTTTAACTTCACTTGAATACGCAACAGCATCGATTGTAAGAAATAAACACGGAAGTCCGCTACATGCTGCGGCTGATTTGGTATTGGACAATCACGCCCCTCCTGGAGATGCTTTAGTGAGTGTTGATGGCTTGGAGCAAAAGGTTAGCCCCGCCTCCACTATTCTGGGCACTGCCATTTTACATTCAATAATGGCGGAAGCGGCTATTCGTTTGGTTAAACTAGGATTGGTACCTCCGGTGTTCGTTTCGTCCAATCTTGAGGGTGGAGATGAGCATAATGCCGCCCTTATGGAACGTTATAAAGGCCGTGTGACTTATATCTAGGGCTTATTTTGCCAGCATAGATGATTTTATTGACACCTAGCGAAGGGTTAGGTAATAA is part of the bacterium genome and encodes:
- the typA gene encoding translational GTPase TypA, which codes for MSIAEAEPDTIQIREDLRNLAIIAHVDHGKTTLVDAILRQSGTFRSNQVIAERVMDSNDLEREKGITILSKVTSVHYKGVKINIVDTPGHSDFGGEVERIMRSVDGVLLLVDACEGPMPQTRFVLKKALEQNLKPIVIVNKIDRPGARPLEVIDETLDLFIELGCHEDQLDFPFLFTSATDGYALVHPDDKPKDITPLFKIILDKVPPPLVELNKPFQLQIVSLDYDDYLGRMFGGKILRGTVKRNDSVVIIKRDGTQDKFSVTKIFGYEGLKRVEVEEASGGEIILMSGFDDVHIGETVCDADKPEALPLIQIDEPTTMMDFIVNNGPWSGRAGKWVTMHHIAARLQKEIIINVSIRVEPTDNPHAISVSGRGELQLAVLLETMRREGFEVCVSKPRAITKTIDKVLCEPIEELTIDVRDDSLGIIMEEVARRKGELTSMHKDDAGNNRLVFEIPTRGMMGFRTNFLTWTRGLGLMSHVFKHYAPHRGEIQSRVRGSLVSKETGRATGYSIAALQERAAFFVAPGDEVYAGQVVGENARGDEMVVNICKAKQQTNMRASTEDTTVVIIPPREFMLEQALSFIGDDELLEVTPDALRFRKRLLDHTQRTISNRG
- a CDS encoding HEPN domain-containing protein, whose translation is MPPKKTIHQPGSPEDWLRHAQSDLAIACHAIAPDILYETLCFHTQQAVEKSLKAVLVAKGIEIPDTHSIARLITAINEVNIDWPEEMNAVAELSEYALQIRYPGMLRDVSKKDYEFALELAKQVMAWAKNIIT
- a CDS encoding CBS domain-containing protein, with product MEYLTSWLNKKVYAPGSDKTAIIKDLVAANRDPLPEVVALQVALGAETFSVPLAEFAQTGKRFELPQPFGLTPRYTLLQEDFLLRKSILDRQIVDLHGKRVVRVNDVALIWHRNRLVIVGVEAGLLSLLRRLGLEKLALKLPRRIRRKLMSQIIAWNEVETFGTAVKLKIPHEKIAQLHPADIADIIEQLDPAQRTQVIESLDLETAADMLEETEPEVQRAIIESMDVEKAADIVEEMEPDEAADLLGDLSEARSEELLEHMEAEEAADVKELLAFDEDTAGGMMTTEYVAIPDSLTAADTIDRLRDLHPDAEIIYYIYVVDEDEQLVGVLSLRELIVAQPNMLISDIMEKNAITVHTNSSPEDVAQVMDKYNLLAVPVVDMENRLRGIVTVDDTLSTLVPQLRRHRQQQGSQG
- a CDS encoding SIS domain-containing protein, translating into MLKNSYIKQIRQLLADIEKTEAQAISEAADEVAKAIAADKLVWVFGSSHAGILAEETFYRAGGLACVTPIFLPGLATNTRPITATSEREREPGYAKERLVEFPIEAGDVLIVHSVSGRNAAPVEAAHYGKEKGAFVIALTSLEYATASIVRNKHGSPLHAAADLVLDNHAPPGDALVSVDGLEQKVSPASTILGTAILHSIMAEAAIRLVKLGLVPPVFVSSNLEGGDEHNAALMERYKGRVTYI